The Desulfobulbaceae bacterium DB1 genome segment ACCATGACGCAGACCGACCGGATGACCGTTCCGGTGCGGGTATACGATCGAGCAGGCAGGAGCAGCATCCAGTATCAGAATGTCTGGATCAACAGGGATACCCAGCAGGATTATACCGTGGCCCGGGTGGAATTTATCGGGGGAATGGTTTCCGCCATAGAGCGCCTGGATCTGTAATAATTTACAAAAATGACAACCAACAATAAGGTAGGATCATGCTGCTTGTCCTTTCTCCATCCAAAACCCAGGATTTCAACTGCAGAAGCTATAGCCGTTACACCATGCCGGTGCTGCTGCGGGAAAGTGAACTGCTCATCGACATCCTGAAACAACAAAGCGCGGAACAGATCGGCGAATTGATGGGCATCAGTGACAATCTGGCCCAGCTTAACCGGCAGCGTTTTCGTAAATTCCACCCCCCCTTTAATCTTCAGAATGCCGGACAGGCCCTGCTTGTCTTCAAAGGCGACGTCTATGGCGGCATTGCTTCGGACAACTATGAAGAGGAAGATTTCGATTTCGCCCAGCAGCATCTGCGGATTCTCTCCGGTTTGTACGGCGTGCTGAAACCCCTTGATCTCATTCAGCCCTATCGCCTGGAGATGGGAACAAAACTGGCCACGGAACGGGGCAAGGACCTCTACGCCTTCTGGGGCGGAAAAATCACCGACGTCATCAATGCCGATCTGCCGGGAGAAGAATCCGCCGTCCTGGTGAATCTCGCCTCCTCTGAATACTTCAAGGCAATTCAAACGAAAGCGATCAAAGGACAGGTGCTGACCGTCTCCTTCAAGGAAAAGAAAAATAACGAATATAAGACCATCGGCCTCTTTGCCAAGAGGGCGCGGGGACTCATGGCGGATTTTGTCATTCAAAACCGCCTGACCCGCATCGATGATCTGAAGACCTTTGACCGCGACGGCTATCGGTATCGGCAAAGCCTTTCCAGTGACACGGAATTCGTCTTCAGCCGGGAGTAGCGCATGCACATCCATAATTTACAAGAATGGCGGCACGGCCATGATTTTGCCGTTATTCATGAACATGGCGAAAAACGCACCATCCAGGTGCTGCTGCTCACCACCGTCACCATGGTGGCCGAGATCGTGGCGGGCGCCGCCTTCGGCTCCATGGCCCTGCTTGCCGACGGCTGGCACATGGGCACCCATGCCGCCGCCTTTTTGATCACCATCTTTGCATACCGCTACGCAAAAAAACACGCAAGCAGCCCTGATTTCGCCTTCGGCACCGGCAAGGTCAGTGTGCTCGGCGGCTTTGCCAGTGCCGTGGCCCTGGCGGTGGTGGCGCTCGTCATGCTGGCCGAATCGGTGCGCAGATTCTGGAACCCGGAAGCCATCTCGTTCAATGAGGCCATTGCCGTGGCCGTGCTCGGTCTCGTCGTCAACCTGGTAAGCGCCCTGTTGCTGCAAGATCGTCACAGCCACGACGATCATCACGACGAACACGACCGGCACCATCATCACGACCACAATTTGAAAGCCGCCTATCTGCATGTGCTGGCCGACGCGCTGACATCGGTGCTTGCCATCGCAGCGCTTATTGCCGGAAAATTTCTGGGGTGGGGCTGGATGGATCCGATGATGGGCGTGGTCGGCGCCACGGTCATCACCCGCTGGTCATACTGCCTGATCCGGGAAACAGGCCCCATCCTGCTGGACGGCAGCATCAGCGGCGCATACCGGGAGGCCATCCGAAGAAAAATAGAAGAGGACCGGGACAACCGCGTTTCGGACATGCATGTCTGGAAGGTGGGACCGGCCCATTACGCGGGGATCATTTCCATCGTCACCCATTCTCCCCGCAACCCGGACTATTACAAAAAACTGCTGGCCGGCTTCGACAAAATCTCCCATCTCACCATGGAAATAAACAAATGCTCCGGTGAATCGTGCATGATCCCGACGGAGGACGGATGATGCTGAAGAGATTTTTTCGCAAAACAGCTCCGGTTTATCAAATCATCTCCCCTTTTCAGGCCCTGGTCAAAAAACTTGCCACCAGCGGTTTCATCCTGTTCTACACCACGGCTGCCGCCATGCTCTGGGCCAATTTCCATCATGACAGCTATCAGCATCTATGGCACCTGCCGCTTGCCGTTTCCCTGGGCGACGTAAGTTTTTCCAAATCCATCCTGCACTGGATCGACGAAGCGCTGATGACCCTCTTCTTTTTTGTCGTCGGCCTTGAAATCAAACGGGAAATCCTGATCGGCGAGCTGTCCTCCATGCGCAGGGCACTGTTGCCGGTGGCCGGAGCGGTGGGCGGCATGCTGGCGCCGGCCCTGATCTATGCCATCATCACTTACAACACCGATGCGGCCCACGGCTGGGGCATCCCCATGGCCACCGACATCGCCTTTGCCCTGGCGGTACTTTCACTTCTCTCCAAACGGATCCCCTACGGGCTCAAGATCTTTCTCTCGGCCCTGGCCATTGCCGACGATATCGGCGCAGTGCTGGTCATTGCCCTGTTCTATACCGCAACCATCCACTGGGCCTATCTCGGCTTCGCCGCCTTGTTGCTCGTCTGCCTGTTTGTCGCCAACCTGCTGTGGATCCGACACACCCTGGTTTATGCCCTGCTGGGTCTCGGCATCTGGTGGGCCTTTCTGGGAGCGGGTATCCATGCCACCGCGGCCGGGGTCCTGGTCGCCCTTTTCATTCCGGCCCGGGGCAAATACGACACCAACACCTTTGTCAACGAGGTGCGCTCATTTCTCGTCCGTTTTGACTGCCGGAACGGTGACTGCGGCCACACCATCCTGTTGAACCAGAATCACCTCAACGCGGTGCAGGCCATCGAACTTGCCTGCCACCAGACGGAAACACCGCTGCAACGGCTGGAACACGGCCTGGGCGCCTGGATCTCCTACCTGGTCGTGCCGCTGTTCGCCCTGGCCAATGCCGGGGTCGCGGTCAGGACGGAAGGGCTCACCGACACCATACGGCATCCTGCCACCATGGGTGTCATCCTGGCGCTCGTCATCGGCAAACCGGTGGGCATCACCCTCTTTTCCCTGCTCGCCTCCAAAGCACTCAAGGCCCCCCTCAGCGGCGGCATGAACTGGCTGCACGTCATCGGCGCCGGCATGCTGGGAGGCATCGGCTTTACCATGAGCATCTTCATCTCCGGTCTGTCATTTCAGTCAACGGAACTGATCGATATGACCAAGATCGGCATTATCATCGGCTCGCTGCTTTCGGCGGCCCTCGGCGTCGGCGTCCTGCTCACCGCCGATTTTCTCCACCTCGGTCAGTCGAAAACCGGAACGGATGGGAAAAGCGACGTGTCGGTGTGAGGGATGAAACGGGAACCGGAAAAACGGATCATGAACTCCTGGTTGACATTGAGTTCGAGATAGGTGATTTTCCCCATCACCATCCGGCAGCGCTCGCGATTTTCCCGGTCACGCAGGACAAGCTCCGCCCCGGCCAGCGAACTGTTACCGATGGGCTCATAGGTTGAAAGGGGCAGATCCGGCAGCATGCCCAGGGTGATGGCCCGGCGCGGATCAATATGCCTGCCGAAGGCGCCGGCCACAAAAATGCGGTGCAGATCGGCAAAATCAAGACCAACCTGGTTGATCAGGGTGGTGAGGATCGAATACATCGCCGCCTTGGACCGCATCATGGCGTCAAGATCCACCTGGCCGATCACCACCGGCTCATGAGTGGCCGACTCATCGGCCCGGGCAACGACAAAGGCGAGTCCTTCTCCGGTGTCGATCATCCGCTCAGGGCAGCGCTCACCGCGAAACTTGCCGCGGATATCGATAATCCGCGCCAGATAAAAAGAGGCCACCAGATCAATAATACCTGAACCGCAGATACCGCGTGGCCTGCCGCCGTCAATGGTGCGGTAACGGAGTTCAAGCGTTTCCGGATCGATTGTCACATGTTCGATGGCACCGGGTCCGGCCCGCATGCCCATCCGGGCCACCCCCCCCTCAAGGGCAGGACCTGCCGCCCCGGCGCAGGCAATGAGCCATTCTCTGTTGCCGATCACCACCTCGGCATTGGTGCCGACATCAATCAGCATCGAGGTTTCCTCCTGACGATCCAAACCGCTTGCCAATATCCCGGAAATGAGATCGCCGCCGAAGTAGCTGCCGATACTGGGCATAATCCAAACCGAAGCAGCGGGATGAACGGCAAGGCCGATCTCCCCTGCCGGCACGGGATCGACGCTGTTGACCAGCGGAATATACGGTTCCCGGATGAGATGATAGGGATTGAGCCGCAGGAACAGATGCACCATGGTGGTGTTGCCGCTCACCGACAGCGCCCGGATTTCCCCGCATGCCACCCCGGCCCGTGCGGCGAGCTCGCCGGCCAAATCGTTGATGGTGCCGATAATTGATTCATGCAGCTTTTGCAGGCCGTTGTTGTGGCCCGCAAAATGGATGCGACTGAGGATATCGGCGCCGAATTCGATCTGGCTGTTTTCCCGGTTGCCGCTGGCCAGCACCTTGCCGTCGACCAGATTGAGCAGGCTCGCCTCAAGATGCGTGGTGCCCAGGTCAAGCGCCATGGCCGCCAGCACCGAAGGCTGTTGGGGCAAAAAATCAACCAGCATGGGACCGTCAGGCAGATCGCAGATCAGCGCCGCACCCTTAAAACCGCTCCCGCGAAATGCGGCGGCAACCTCACCCAGACGGGCAAAGGGCAGCCGGGGAGAAAGTCCGGCTGTCGCCCGCAAGGCTTTCATCAGCCGATCGATGTCGCCGGTATTGTCCTGCAGGCTGGGGAAAGGAGCTTCAATGCGTATGGAGTAAACAAATGGCTGCATGTCGGGTTTGCAAAAAAATTATGTTGGGATGGAACCAAATATGATAAATTGATTTGTTTTTAACATCGCAAGGAATCACACTCAATATAATTATGACAAAAATCCTGGCCATTATGACCGGCGGCGTCCTCGGAGTCGTTTCCCGTTCCCTGCACTTCATCTTTGCGCAGCGACACTGCTTGCCGATCTTCCCCTGTGACACACCGGCAAGCAACCTGACGGGCTGCCTGCTGATCGGCAACTTTGGCGGCATCGCCCGCGCTTTTCCGGGCCTTATGCCGGACCGCAAATAGGAAGGGAAAAGTGCCGCTGCTGCTTTACTCATATCTCCTCACCGAGGCCCTTGCCCCTTTTTTTGCAAGCCTCCTTATTCTGACGGCAATCCTTTTTCTCGGACGTCTGATTCCCCTTTTTGATTTCATCATCAATTTCGGTATCGGCCCGGCCGATTTTATCCGCTTTTGCGCCTTCATGGTGCCGAACATCTTTCTCTTTGCCATCCCCATGGCCAGCATGCTGGGGGTCATTCTCTGTTTCACCCGAATGGGCAACGACAATGAGCTGATCGCGCTCAAGTCAACCGGCATCGGCCTTTACCGCATGCTGCCGGCAATCGTCGTCTTTGCCCTCTGCACCTCGCTGCTGACCGGCTACTTTTCCACCACCCTGATACCGGCCGGTTCCCTGGCCATGAAAAAACTCTTTTTCCAGCTGGCCAAGGAAAAAATCGACAAGGGACTGCGGCAAAAGCATTTCAGCGAAGGACTGCCGGGCATCGTCATTTATATCGACAATGAAGACGAAAAAAACGGCACATGGCGGGGAGTCTACGTCTCGGATACCAGGGACAACGAAAATCCGGTAACCATCATCGCGGAATCAGGATTTCTCACGGCCGATATGGGCCGGATGCTGATCAGCCTGCAGTTGGAGCACGGCTCCATGCATGCCGCCAAAGAGTCAACCAGCGACACCGTTTCCTTTGAAAGCTATGCCCTGCATATTCCCTTGCAGGGTGCGGATACCATCGGCGAACAAGAATCCCAGAAACTCAGCAAGAGCGAAATGACGCAAGCGGACATCCGTAAATACGTCGCCGCCCATGACGACACATCAGCAAAAACCCGCTCCCTGCTGGTTGAATACCATATGCGGCTGGTGCTGGCCGGGGGGTGCTTCATCCTCACCCTTCTCGGGCTTCCCCTTGCCATACGCACCAAACCGGGTCAGCGCTCAATCGGCGTCCCTCTCGGCCTGTTCATCTTCATCAGCTATTATGTCGTGCTCTCCTTTGTCAAGGGCATCAGCGAAACCAGTTCGCTGCCGGTCATCTTCGCCATGTGGACCCCGAATATTCTTTTCGGCATCCTGACTATCTATATTCTCCGTTTTGCCGGTCGGGAAAGCACCATCAGCATCATCGACTTTCTGCTCCATACCATCGACCGGGTCCAAAGCAGCCTGCCCCTGCCACGAAAAAAGGACAATTCATGAAACTGCTTGACCGCTATATTTTCAAACAGTTTTTCATGAACCTGCTGCTGGTGCTCGCCTCCCTGGTGGCAATCTACCTGTTGGTTGATTTCTTCGAACGCATCGATAATTTCAGCGAGGCAGGGAAACCCTTCACCCTCGCCCTCACCTATTTTCTACTGAAAATCCCCTTGATTTACGACCAGATGGCGCCGGTCTGCATCCTGCTCGCAGGGGTCGTCACCCTGGGGCTGCTGGGCAAAAACCGCGAACTCATGTCGCTCAATGCCGGGGGCATTTCACTCTTCCGCATTGTGCTGCCCATCATGGCCGCCTCCCTTCTTTTCACGCTGTTTACCGTGGCAGCCGCCCAGTGGCTGCTGCCCAAAAGCAACACCCGCATGAATGAAATCTGGTACCAGGAGGTGACCCAGCAGGTGGCCAAGGGCATTGTCCGCAAAGGGCGTGTCTTTCACAAAGGCGAAAATGGTTTTTACACCCTGAAGCTGCCCGACCCGCAGAAACACCATTTCACCCAGTTCATCTATACCGGATGGGACGAGTCGCACCGCAATATCACCATCTTCCTCACCGCCAAAGGAGCGTCATGGAGCGAAGACGGCTGGACATTCAGAAACGGCCAGATCAAAAAGCCACGCCCCGACGGCGGCTACGACATACAAATTTTTTCCAAACTGAAACTTGACCTGCCCGACACCCCGGATCAATTTTTCATTCCCGTTTACAAAACAGCGGAACTCTCCCTCTCCGAACTGCACCGCAACGCCATGGAGAGCCTGGCGAAAGGCAAGCGCCAGGGCATTATCGACATCAACCGCCGCTTTTCCTTTATCTTCCTGGGGGTGCCGCTGCTGCTGCTGGCCATTCCACTGCTTCATTCCATGCAGCGCAAATGGAGCAGGGATCTGTCCATGACCATTCCGGTCAGTTGCGTCCTGGCCTTTTTTGCCTGGGGTCTCTGGAATGTCGGCCAGTCGTTGAGCCAGGCGGATTACCTGAATTCGTTCGTCGCCTCCTGGTCCATCCATGTCGTGCTTTCGGCAAGCGGGCTCTTGTTGCTCTGGCGAACCAACCGAAGATAGCGCTCCATGCCCGCACCTGAAGAAAAACTCACCGTCCACGACCCCTTGCCGCCGATCAGACCCGGCGCCAAGGTCGGCATTGTCGGCATCCCGCCTCTGACGGTTATCCGGCGGCTCAACGCCGGCGGCGCCCGGATTTACGACCTCGACGAACCGCTGGTCAAGGCGGACATGGAACTGACCACCCCCCATGTGCCCCGGGTTTATTGCGCCATCCTGCGCACCGTGGTGCTGAACGCCCTGCATCTGCCGCTGGATATGATATTTATTGACGTGGGACAGGGCAAATGCGACTGCGCCCTGCACGTCTCAAGCGTGCTGCGGGACATGCTGCCCATCCCGGTGATCCGTACCGGAAACGACGACATGACCCCTTTCGGACATCCCATCTGCACCACCCGCATGAATCTG includes the following:
- a CDS encoding cation transporter; this encodes MHIHNLQEWRHGHDFAVIHEHGEKRTIQVLLLTTVTMVAEIVAGAAFGSMALLADGWHMGTHAAAFLITIFAYRYAKKHASSPDFAFGTGKVSVLGGFASAVALAVVALVMLAESVRRFWNPEAISFNEAIAVAVLGLVVNLVSALLLQDRHSHDDHHDEHDRHHHHDHNLKAAYLHVLADALTSVLAIAALIAGKFLGWGWMDPMMGVVGATVITRWSYCLIRETGPILLDGSISGAYREAIRRKIEEDRDNRVSDMHVWKVGPAHYAGIISIVTHSPRNPDYYKKLLAGFDKISHLTMEINKCSGESCMIPTEDG
- a CDS encoding Na+/H+ antiporter NhaA: MMLKRFFRKTAPVYQIISPFQALVKKLATSGFILFYTTAAAMLWANFHHDSYQHLWHLPLAVSLGDVSFSKSILHWIDEALMTLFFFVVGLEIKREILIGELSSMRRALLPVAGAVGGMLAPALIYAIITYNTDAAHGWGIPMATDIAFALAVLSLLSKRIPYGLKIFLSALAIADDIGAVLVIALFYTATIHWAYLGFAALLLVCLFVANLLWIRHTLVYALLGLGIWWAFLGAGIHATAAGVLVALFIPARGKYDTNTFVNEVRSFLVRFDCRNGDCGHTILLNQNHLNAVQAIELACHQTETPLQRLEHGLGAWISYLVVPLFALANAGVAVRTEGLTDTIRHPATMGVILALVIGKPVGITLFSLLASKALKAPLSGGMNWLHVIGAGMLGGIGFTMSIFISGLSFQSTELIDMTKIGIIIGSLLSAALGVGVLLTADFLHLGQSKTGTDGKSDVSV
- a CDS encoding [Fe-S]-binding protein; translation: MQPFVYSIRIEAPFPSLQDNTGDIDRLMKALRATAGLSPRLPFARLGEVAAAFRGSGFKGAALICDLPDGPMLVDFLPQQPSVLAAMALDLGTTHLEASLLNLVDGKVLASGNRENSQIEFGADILSRIHFAGHNNGLQKLHESIIGTINDLAGELAARAGVACGEIRALSVSGNTTMVHLFLRLNPYHLIREPYIPLVNSVDPVPAGEIGLAVHPAASVWIMPSIGSYFGGDLISGILASGLDRQEETSMLIDVGTNAEVVIGNREWLIACAGAAGPALEGGVARMGMRAGPGAIEHVTIDPETLELRYRTIDGGRPRGICGSGIIDLVASFYLARIIDIRGKFRGERCPERMIDTGEGLAFVVARADESATHEPVVIGQVDLDAMMRSKAAMYSILTTLINQVGLDFADLHRIFVAGAFGRHIDPRRAITLGMLPDLPLSTYEPIGNSSLAGAELVLRDRENRERCRMVMGKITYLELNVNQEFMIRFSGSRFIPHTDTSLFPSVPVFD
- a CDS encoding LPS export ABC transporter permease LptF, coding for MAASPALFRALCRTANRKGKVPLLLYSYLLTEALAPFFASLLILTAILFLGRLIPLFDFIINFGIGPADFIRFCAFMVPNIFLFAIPMASMLGVILCFTRMGNDNELIALKSTGIGLYRMLPAIVVFALCTSLLTGYFSTTLIPAGSLAMKKLFFQLAKEKIDKGLRQKHFSEGLPGIVIYIDNEDEKNGTWRGVYVSDTRDNENPVTIIAESGFLTADMGRMLISLQLEHGSMHAAKESTSDTVSFESYALHIPLQGADTIGEQESQKLSKSEMTQADIRKYVAAHDDTSAKTRSLLVEYHMRLVLAGGCFILTLLGLPLAIRTKPGQRSIGVPLGLFIFISYYVVLSFVKGISETSSLPVIFAMWTPNILFGILTIYILRFAGRESTISIIDFLLHTIDRVQSSLPLPRKKDNS